A DNA window from candidate division KSB1 bacterium contains the following coding sequences:
- a CDS encoding TraB/GumN family protein, with translation MLKSSVKKYPSDVQIVNVDGKEFILVGTAHISQKSADLVREVIENEKPDCVCVELDPQRYKALEQQKKWEELDLKTIIRQKQLATLIVNLLLASYQKKLGEKLGVMPGVELLEATKVAKELQIPVELCDRDIRITLRRAWNSMSFLKKFQLISVGLAGAFEKHDISEELLQEIKEKDVLSELMNELGKAMPVLKTVLIDERDVYLTQKMRLVSGKKIVAVVGAGHVKGISEALEKNHQQDLREIEIIPPVSPIWKVIGWGIPVIILGSIAYIGFIKGASAAGDNMLYWILANGIPSSIGAIIALGHPFTILAAFIAAPITSLTPLIGAGYITAFVQVYFSPPVVKEFQTLSSDVLNLKMWWKNKLLRLLLVFLLTGIGSVIGTYVGAYEIISNLF, from the coding sequence ATATTGAAATCTTCAGTAAAAAAATATCCATCGGATGTCCAAATCGTGAATGTGGACGGAAAAGAATTCATCCTTGTAGGGACTGCCCATATTTCACAAAAATCAGCCGACCTAGTTAGAGAAGTTATTGAAAATGAAAAGCCCGACTGTGTTTGTGTTGAACTGGATCCACAAAGATACAAAGCATTGGAACAACAAAAAAAATGGGAAGAATTGGATCTGAAAACAATAATTCGCCAAAAACAGTTGGCTACCTTAATTGTTAATTTGTTGCTGGCATCTTACCAGAAGAAGCTTGGCGAAAAACTTGGCGTGATGCCTGGTGTTGAATTACTTGAAGCGACCAAAGTCGCAAAAGAGTTACAAATCCCTGTTGAATTATGCGATCGAGATATTCGTATTACTCTACGTCGAGCCTGGAATTCAATGTCATTTTTAAAAAAATTTCAGTTGATATCAGTCGGCTTGGCTGGCGCCTTCGAAAAACATGATATTTCTGAAGAACTTCTTCAAGAAATCAAAGAGAAAGATGTTCTATCAGAATTAATGAATGAATTAGGCAAAGCAATGCCGGTTCTAAAAACAGTATTAATTGATGAACGGGATGTTTATCTAACCCAGAAAATGAGATTAGTATCAGGGAAAAAAATTGTAGCTGTAGTGGGGGCCGGACATGTTAAAGGAATTAGTGAGGCCCTGGAAAAGAATCACCAGCAAGATTTACGGGAAATTGAAATAATACCACCCGTTTCGCCAATCTGGAAAGTAATCGGCTGGGGGATTCCGGTAATTATTCTAGGTTCAATTGCATATATAGGATTTATCAAAGGAGCTTCTGCAGCCGGGGATAATATGCTTTATTGGATTCTGGCCAATGGAATTCCAAGCAGCATTGGCGCTATAATAGCTTTAGGTCACCCGTTTACCATTCTGGCAGCATTTATTGCGGCGCCGATCACCAGTCTAACCCCGCTGATTGGTGCAGGTTATATAACAGCATTCGTACAGGTTTATTTTTCACCCCCAGTTGTGAAAGAATTTCAGACTTTAAGCAGCGATGTCCTTAACCTAAAAATGTGGTGGAAAAATAAATTATTGAGGTTGCTCCTGGTCTTCCTGTTAACGGGAATTGGCAGTGTGATTGGCACATATGTTGGCGCCTACGAAATCATTTCAAATCTTTTTTAA
- a CDS encoding pentapeptide repeat-containing protein, with amino-acid sequence MPDQEHLKILKQGVNIWNEWKSKNSDIHPNLSEVDLISAVLTKIDFSNVDLHGACLVGSDLNSAKLENALLRKTNLSIANLKGANLKNASLSEVNLNGANLNAADLSFADLNNASLKGTDLSEVDLSNADLRGANLTNAILTKANLSGANLENAILNGADMNSADLSNSNLSTASLIGSDLSNADISNANIFGISASELTLDNTIQKSLQINQGNDLLIQVDNFDVSQLINLLLNNRNIHSVIESITSNIVIILGRFSEDRKDVLDAIRDELRSHNYLPVLIGLNGSANKEITEKIATLARISKFIIADITGSTSVTKELQKIVKNIPWVPVQPLVQDNGIEYGEIFESKQDYPWISPIFHYKNIDSLLPSISDHIIAPTVSLLSKLNKN; translated from the coding sequence ATGAGTGGAAAAGCAAAAATTCCGATATCCATCCGAATCTTAGTGAAGTTGATTTGATCAGTGCAGTACTAACAAAAATTGATTTTAGTAATGTAGATCTTCATGGTGCTTGTCTTGTAGGATCTGATCTTAACAGTGCAAAATTAGAGAATGCCCTTCTACGGAAAACTAATTTGAGTATAGCTAATTTGAAAGGCGCTAATTTAAAAAATGCCTCTTTAAGTGAAGTTAATTTGAATGGGGCTAACCTTAATGCTGCGGACCTGTCTTTTGCTGATTTAAATAATGCTTCTTTAAAAGGAACAGATTTAAGTGAAGTTGACTTGAGTAACGCAGATCTCAGGGGAGCCAATCTCACCAATGCAATCTTAACAAAAGCCAACCTTAGCGGTGCAAACCTGGAAAATGCAATATTGAATGGAGCTGATATGAACAGCGCCGATCTTAGCAATAGTAACCTTAGCACTGCTAGTTTGATTGGCTCAGACCTCAGTAATGCCGATATATCCAATGCAAATATTTTCGGGATATCTGCATCAGAATTAACTTTAGATAATACTATTCAAAAGAGCTTGCAAATTAACCAGGGCAATGATCTTCTCATTCAAGTGGATAATTTTGATGTTTCCCAATTGATTAATCTTCTATTAAACAACAGAAATATTCATAGTGTTATTGAATCAATAACATCAAATATTGTTATCATATTGGGCAGGTTCTCAGAAGACCGGAAGGATGTATTAGATGCAATTAGAGATGAATTACGCAGCCATAACTATTTACCGGTATTAATTGGTTTAAATGGTTCGGCGAACAAAGAAATTACAGAGAAAATTGCAACTTTAGCTCGAATTTCCAAATTTATTATTGCAGACATAACCGGATCAACCAGTGTTACCAAAGAATTACAAAAAATCGTTAAAAATATTCCATGGGTCCCGGTACAACCATTAGTGCAAGACAATGGGATTGAATACGGGGAGATTTTCGAAAGCAAACAAGATTATCCATGGATTTCACCGATTTTTCATTACAAGAACATTGATTCATTACTGCCATCCATTAGCGACCATATCATTGCGCCGACAGTATCACTGCTGAGTAAATTGAATAAGAATTAA